In one window of Micromonospora cathayae DNA:
- a CDS encoding oxygenase MpaB family protein: MESDDLGLFGPGSVTWRVHEEPVLIVAGLRALYLQALHPRAMAGVAQNSNYRRDAWGRLQRTATYVATTVYGTTAEAEAAGRRLRALHARLSAVDPTTGERFRVDEPELLRWVHVTEVESFVTTARRAGVALTGDQVDAYYTEQRRSAALVGLDPASVPGTAAEVDAYYRRVRPELRMTREAAETALFLTAPPLPWKLSLPVRLGVTLGPPRWAYFGIAGTALGLLPAWARRLYGGLGLPTTALSAEVSVRALRLALAAVPQRYREGPILQAARERATRLAARPLPV; the protein is encoded by the coding sequence GTGGAATCCGATGACCTTGGCCTGTTCGGTCCCGGTTCGGTCACCTGGCGGGTGCACGAGGAGCCGGTCCTGATCGTCGCCGGGCTGCGGGCGCTCTACCTGCAGGCCCTGCATCCCCGCGCGATGGCCGGGGTGGCGCAGAACAGCAACTACCGCCGTGACGCATGGGGGCGGTTGCAGCGTACCGCCACCTACGTGGCGACCACGGTCTACGGCACCACCGCCGAGGCGGAGGCGGCCGGTCGTCGGCTGCGGGCCCTGCACGCCCGGCTCTCGGCGGTCGACCCGACCACCGGGGAGCGGTTCCGGGTGGACGAGCCGGAGCTGCTGCGCTGGGTGCACGTGACCGAGGTCGAGTCGTTCGTCACCACCGCCCGCCGGGCCGGGGTGGCGTTGACCGGGGACCAGGTGGACGCCTACTACACCGAACAGCGCCGGTCCGCCGCGCTGGTCGGGCTGGATCCGGCCAGCGTGCCGGGCACGGCGGCCGAGGTGGACGCCTACTACCGTCGGGTCCGCCCGGAGCTGCGGATGACCCGGGAGGCGGCCGAGACGGCGCTGTTCCTGACCGCCCCGCCGCTGCCGTGGAAGCTCAGCCTGCCGGTGCGGCTCGGCGTCACCCTGGGGCCGCCCCGTTGGGCGTACTTCGGCATCGCCGGTACGGCACTGGGGTTGCTGCCGGCCTGGGCGCGGCGACTGTACGGCGGGTTGGGGCTGCCCACCACCGCGCTCTCGGCCGAGGTGAGCGTACGGGCGCTGCGGCTGGCGCTGGCCGCCGTGCCGCAGCGTTACCGGGAGGGGCCGATTCTCCAGGCCGCCCGGGAGCGTGCCACCCGGCTCGCCGCCCGGCCCCTACCGGTCTGA
- a CDS encoding Fur family transcriptional regulator: MSSAEELLRSRGLRVTRPRLAVLDVLAAGGHLEVEEITRRVRERLDSVSTQAVYDVLGALSRAGLSRRIEPAGSPARFEARVGDNHHHVVCRGCGEIADIDCAVGDAPCLDPDTAHGFQVDEAEVTFWGLCPACQARRTADV; the protein is encoded by the coding sequence ATGTCCAGTGCCGAGGAGCTGCTCCGGTCGAGGGGCCTACGGGTCACCCGGCCCCGGCTCGCCGTGCTGGACGTCCTCGCCGCCGGCGGTCACCTTGAGGTCGAGGAGATCACCCGCCGGGTCCGCGAGCGGCTCGACTCGGTGTCCACGCAGGCCGTGTACGACGTGCTCGGCGCGCTCTCCCGGGCCGGCCTGTCCCGCCGGATCGAACCGGCCGGCAGCCCCGCCCGGTTCGAGGCCCGGGTCGGCGACAACCACCACCACGTGGTGTGTCGGGGCTGCGGCGAGATCGCCGACATCGACTGCGCGGTCGGCGACGCGCCCTGTCTGGACCCGGACACCGCGCACGGCTTCCAGGTCGACGAGGCGGAAGTGACCTTCTGGGGGCTGTGCCCCGCCTGCCAGGCCCGCCGCACCGCCGACGTCTGA
- a CDS encoding MarC family protein produces MDLKLFGEVFVTLLVITDPPGMMPIFLALTGPLPARERNRAAWQAVALALGVIVVFAVAGQTLLDYLHVDLPALQAAGGLLLVLVALELLTGKADDPSQQSTSNIALVPLGTPLLAGPGAIVATMLFVQQADGASDISAIAAAIVAVMLAVWVVLRFSGGIVKILRPGGIEVLTRIAGLLLAAIAVQLIADAIAAFVTQYASLS; encoded by the coding sequence GTGGATCTGAAGCTGTTCGGAGAGGTCTTCGTGACCCTGCTGGTCATCACCGACCCGCCGGGCATGATGCCGATCTTCCTCGCGCTCACCGGCCCGCTGCCGGCCCGGGAACGCAACCGGGCGGCCTGGCAGGCCGTCGCCCTGGCGCTCGGCGTCATCGTGGTCTTCGCGGTGGCCGGGCAGACCCTCCTCGACTACCTCCACGTGGACCTGCCGGCGCTCCAGGCCGCTGGCGGGCTGCTGCTGGTGCTGGTAGCGCTGGAACTGCTCACCGGGAAGGCCGACGACCCGAGCCAGCAGTCCACCTCGAACATCGCCCTGGTGCCGTTGGGCACCCCGTTGCTGGCCGGTCCGGGGGCGATCGTGGCGACGATGCTCTTCGTGCAGCAGGCCGACGGAGCCTCGGACATCTCGGCCATCGCCGCCGCCATCGTCGCCGTGATGCTCGCCGTCTGGGTGGTGCTGCGCTTCTCCGGCGGCATCGTCAAGATCCTCCGTCCGGGCGGGATCGAGGTGCTGACCCGGATCGCCGGGCTGCTGCTGGCCGCCATCGCCGTCCAGCTCATCGCGGACGCGATCGCCGCCTTCGTCACCCAGTACGCCAGTCTGTCCTGA
- a CDS encoding PHP domain-containing protein, whose translation MHPPAASDPPRIDLHTHSTASDGTLTPAELVRAAADAGLDVVAITDHDTTAGWEPARRALPPGLTLVRGAEISCRWNGVQPAVSLHLLAYLFDPDEPVLAAELARVRVAREVRGERIVEMLRADGIDVSWPEIHALADGGTVGRPHIAAALIRAGLVTSTTEAFGPQWLGRRYRLPKEDIDVFRAVELVRAAGGVPVFAHPRASRRGRIVPDELIVELAAVGLAGLEADHEDHSPAEQAHVRALAAHLGLIVTGSSDFHGTHKTVGLGAHTTSREAYERIVAQARGVTPVASG comes from the coding sequence ATGCACCCGCCAGCCGCGTCCGACCCGCCCCGGATCGACCTGCACACCCACTCCACCGCCAGTGACGGCACGCTGACCCCGGCGGAGCTGGTCCGGGCCGCCGCCGACGCCGGGCTCGACGTGGTGGCGATCACCGACCACGACACCACCGCCGGCTGGGAGCCGGCCCGGCGGGCGCTGCCACCCGGGCTCACCCTGGTCCGCGGCGCGGAGATCTCCTGCCGGTGGAACGGGGTGCAGCCGGCCGTGTCGCTGCACCTGCTCGCGTACCTGTTCGACCCGGACGAACCGGTACTGGCCGCCGAGCTGGCCCGGGTCCGGGTGGCCCGGGAGGTACGCGGGGAACGGATCGTCGAGATGCTCCGGGCCGACGGCATCGACGTGAGCTGGCCGGAGATCCACGCCCTCGCCGACGGGGGCACGGTCGGCCGGCCGCACATCGCGGCGGCGCTGATCCGGGCCGGGCTGGTGACGAGCACCACCGAGGCGTTCGGCCCGCAGTGGCTGGGGCGGCGGTACCGGCTGCCCAAGGAGGACATCGACGTCTTCCGGGCGGTGGAGCTGGTCCGGGCGGCCGGCGGGGTGCCGGTGTTCGCCCACCCGAGGGCCAGCCGGCGCGGCCGGATCGTGCCGGACGAACTGATCGTCGAGCTGGCCGCGGTCGGCCTGGCCGGACTGGAGGCCGACCACGAGGACCACTCCCCGGCCGAGCAGGCCCACGTCCGGGCACTTGCCGCCCATCTCGGCCTGATCGTCACCGGTTCGTCCGACTTCCACGGCACCCACAAGACCGTCGGGCTCGGCGCGCACACCACCAGCCGGGAGGCGTACGAGCGGATCGTCGCCCAGGCCCGGGGGGTGACCCCGGTCGCTTCCGGGTGA
- a CDS encoding RecB family exonuclease translates to MPERLFVCTPSKLGAYEDCPRRYRYSYVDRPAPPKGPPWAHNSLGASVHTALKNWYALPVDRRRPEALAGLLKGTWVRDGYRDDAQEREAFRRALSWLEAYVDTLDPATEPVGVERVVAVKTAVLAFNGRTDRIDARPGPDGPELVIVDYKTGRSGLDADDARGSQALALYAYAAERVFRRPCRRVELHHLPTGTVAAHEHTVESLARQVGRAEDTARDIMSAERAVADGTDPDDAFPAVPGVRCGWCDYRRVCPTGAQLPGREPWSAMERPPEPTAES, encoded by the coding sequence ATGCCGGAACGGCTGTTCGTCTGCACACCCAGCAAGCTCGGGGCGTACGAGGACTGCCCCCGCCGGTACCGCTACTCCTACGTCGACCGTCCCGCCCCGCCGAAGGGGCCGCCGTGGGCGCACAACTCGCTGGGCGCGAGCGTGCACACCGCCCTGAAGAACTGGTACGCCCTCCCCGTCGACCGGCGTCGCCCGGAGGCGCTGGCCGGGCTGCTCAAGGGCACCTGGGTACGCGACGGCTACCGTGACGACGCCCAGGAGCGCGAGGCGTTCCGCCGGGCGCTGTCCTGGCTGGAGGCGTACGTCGACACCCTCGACCCGGCGACCGAGCCGGTCGGGGTGGAGCGGGTGGTGGCGGTCAAGACCGCCGTGCTGGCCTTCAACGGCCGCACCGACCGGATCGACGCCCGTCCCGGCCCGGACGGTCCCGAGCTGGTCATCGTCGACTACAAGACCGGTCGTTCCGGGCTGGACGCCGACGACGCCCGGGGCTCGCAGGCGCTGGCGCTGTACGCGTACGCCGCCGAGCGGGTGTTCCGCCGGCCGTGCCGCCGGGTCGAGCTGCACCACCTGCCGACCGGCACGGTCGCCGCCCACGAGCACACCGTCGAGTCGCTGGCCCGGCAGGTCGGTCGGGCCGAGGACACCGCACGGGACATCATGTCCGCCGAACGGGCGGTCGCCGACGGCACCGATCCGGACGACGCCTTCCCCGCCGTCCCGGGGGTGCGCTGCGGCTGGTGCGACTACCGGCGGGTCTGCCCGACCGGGGCGCAGCTGCCCGGCCGGGAACCCTGGTCCGCGATGGAACGCCCCCCGGAGCCGACGGCCGAGAGCTGA
- a CDS encoding diguanylate cyclase yields MTLRGRLTAAFLAVVLGPVLLGAFFVGTTLATVDHRRSTERLGLAVGAVRTSVDALCQQLRAAADAVALNGVDPVEREGAATQAVSRGLAAAVLVTDVTGRTAYATPDAPDRPWLDCAGTGPTDGPVRALTAEVELRDAAGAALGRVAAAQRVDPDFVARLAAVTGVGVTLLAGTAGIAQTTEVTGVRDEVLAAAAPAGDDRVTGTGGGRYVRRAGPVPGQPLPLLLSVPSQQPPGLYAALMAAVLFAGLLAVLSAWRLARVTTRPLAELALAVERVAQGDLTARVPVRARDEIGRLAGTFNRMTRETQSYVAALTSSRDQLRGHLAVLGDTLASTHDLDRILRVILHSAIAATGARAGAVLLVEEPGILVGQCVAGLEERWPTGTVPAAGPMLPEALRVPVGTGIVGTVAATGEPRRGRIEPGEEPAGEPRGRTYVAVPFAAPGALADHYPARPGDPAGRTGGWGDHPARPGGPGDPAGRSANSTEPAGRTVPAGDATPPGTLGVLVLYDRLGADEFDDDDLVTLRTFAGHAAVAVENVRVHQEAQRLSLTDPLTGLWNYRYLRESIRREVERASRFGRMLSVLALDLDRFKAVNDTYGHTVGDAVLVEFAHRVRGEIREVDLAFRQGGEEFVLLLPETDARGAAIVAERLGAAVRDRPFVTEPHSGPPGAGPLRIPVTVSVGIAVYPDHAGTGQQVLDAADDALYAAKGAGRDTYRLARVPVRPTSEEITVATAAVPPEDGLPRAGSRPAPPEHTPNGAANGAGGGVRHAAGGGASSGPHPPRQTRGR; encoded by the coding sequence GTGACGCTACGCGGGCGGTTGACCGCAGCCTTCCTCGCGGTGGTGCTGGGTCCGGTCCTGCTCGGGGCGTTCTTCGTGGGCACCACCCTGGCCACCGTCGACCACCGCCGGTCCACCGAACGCCTCGGCCTGGCCGTCGGAGCCGTCCGGACCTCGGTCGACGCGCTCTGCCAGCAGTTGCGGGCCGCCGCGGACGCGGTCGCCCTCAACGGCGTGGATCCGGTCGAACGGGAGGGCGCGGCCACCCAGGCGGTCAGCCGGGGCCTCGCCGCCGCCGTGCTGGTCACCGACGTCACCGGCCGGACCGCCTACGCCACCCCGGACGCCCCGGACCGGCCGTGGCTGGACTGCGCGGGCACCGGCCCGACCGACGGCCCGGTCCGGGCGCTCACCGCCGAGGTGGAGCTGCGCGACGCCGCCGGGGCCGCCCTGGGCCGGGTCGCCGCCGCCCAGCGCGTCGACCCGGACTTCGTCGCGCGCCTGGCCGCCGTCACCGGCGTCGGGGTCACCCTGCTGGCCGGTACCGCCGGCATCGCGCAGACCACCGAGGTGACCGGGGTACGCGACGAGGTGCTGGCCGCCGCCGCCCCGGCCGGCGACGACCGGGTCACCGGGACCGGTGGCGGGCGGTACGTCCGCCGGGCCGGGCCGGTCCCCGGCCAGCCGCTACCGCTGCTGCTCTCCGTACCCAGCCAACAGCCACCCGGCCTGTACGCCGCCCTGATGGCGGCGGTGCTGTTCGCCGGGCTGCTGGCCGTGCTGAGCGCCTGGCGGCTGGCCCGGGTCACCACCCGGCCGCTGGCCGAGCTGGCGCTCGCCGTGGAGCGGGTGGCGCAGGGTGACCTGACCGCGCGGGTGCCGGTGCGGGCCCGGGACGAGATAGGCCGGTTGGCCGGCACCTTCAACCGGATGACCCGGGAGACGCAGTCCTACGTGGCCGCCCTGACCAGCAGCCGGGACCAGTTGCGTGGACATCTCGCGGTGCTCGGCGACACCCTCGCCAGTACCCACGACCTGGACCGCATCCTGCGGGTCATCCTGCACAGCGCGATCGCGGCGACCGGGGCGCGGGCCGGCGCGGTGCTGCTGGTGGAGGAGCCCGGGATCCTGGTCGGGCAGTGCGTGGCGGGGCTGGAGGAGCGGTGGCCGACCGGCACCGTGCCGGCCGCCGGGCCCATGCTGCCGGAGGCGCTGCGGGTGCCGGTCGGTACCGGGATCGTGGGCACCGTCGCGGCCACCGGCGAACCCCGGCGCGGCCGGATCGAGCCGGGGGAGGAGCCAGCCGGGGAGCCGCGCGGCCGGACGTACGTGGCGGTGCCGTTCGCCGCGCCCGGCGCGCTGGCCGACCATTACCCCGCGCGGCCGGGCGACCCGGCTGGACGTACCGGCGGGTGGGGCGACCACCCCGCGCGGCCCGGTGGCCCGGGCGACCCGGCCGGGCGGTCCGCCAACTCGACGGAGCCGGCCGGGCGGACGGTGCCGGCCGGCGACGCCACCCCGCCCGGCACCCTCGGCGTCCTGGTCCTCTACGACCGGCTCGGGGCCGACGAGTTCGACGACGACGACCTGGTGACCCTGCGGACCTTCGCCGGACACGCGGCGGTGGCGGTGGAGAACGTCCGGGTGCACCAGGAGGCCCAGCGGCTCTCGCTGACCGACCCCCTCACCGGGCTGTGGAACTACCGCTACCTGCGTGAGTCGATCCGGCGGGAGGTGGAACGGGCCAGCCGGTTCGGCCGGATGCTCAGCGTCCTCGCCCTCGACCTGGACCGGTTCAAGGCGGTCAACGACACCTACGGGCACACCGTCGGCGACGCGGTGCTGGTCGAGTTCGCCCACCGGGTGCGCGGCGAGATCCGCGAAGTGGACCTGGCCTTCCGGCAGGGCGGTGAGGAGTTCGTGCTGCTGCTGCCGGAGACCGACGCCCGGGGCGCGGCGATCGTGGCGGAACGGCTCGGCGCGGCGGTCCGGGACCGGCCGTTCGTGACCGAGCCGCACTCCGGCCCGCCCGGGGCGGGACCGCTGCGGATCCCGGTGACCGTCTCGGTGGGCATCGCCGTCTACCCCGACCACGCCGGCACGGGACAGCAGGTGCTCGACGCGGCCGACGACGCGCTCTACGCGGCCAAGGGGGCCGGCCGGGACACGTACCGGCTGGCCCGGGTGCCGGTCCGGCCGACCAGCGAGGAGATCACGGTGGCCACGGCGGCGGTGCCCCCGGAGGACGGCCTGCCCCGGGCCGGCTCCCGCCCCGCCCCGCCGGAGCACACCCCGAACGGGGCCGCGAACGGGGCCGGTGGAGGTGTTCGTCACGCCGCGGGCGGCGGCGCGTCTTCCGGGCCACACCCGCCGCGACAGACCCGTGGCCGATAG
- a CDS encoding 5-formyltetrahydrofolate cyclo-ligase: MTDFSDGAEEAAEAKRRLRGELLARRRALTATGRAAAATAVGVTLVDLVRRLRPRLMTGYVPVGAEPGGAGLPELLRAALPAGAELLLPVLRGDLDLDWAVYTGPDGLVAAGRGMREPAGPRLGRAAVTGAELVVVPAVAVDRRGLRLGRGGGSYDRALARLPSGAWTVTPLHDGELVDRVPAEPHDRPVRAVVTPAGGLDELTGA, from the coding sequence GTGACAGATTTTTCTGATGGAGCGGAAGAGGCCGCTGAGGCGAAACGCCGGCTCCGGGGCGAGCTGCTCGCGCGGCGGCGGGCGCTGACCGCCACCGGACGCGCCGCCGCCGCGACCGCCGTCGGGGTCACGCTCGTCGATCTGGTACGCCGGCTGCGCCCCCGCCTGATGACCGGGTACGTGCCGGTCGGCGCGGAACCCGGCGGGGCCGGGCTGCCGGAGCTGCTGCGGGCCGCCCTGCCCGCCGGGGCGGAACTGCTGCTGCCGGTGCTCCGTGGCGACCTGGACCTGGACTGGGCGGTCTACACCGGTCCGGACGGTCTGGTGGCGGCGGGCCGGGGGATGCGCGAACCGGCCGGGCCCCGGCTGGGCCGGGCGGCGGTGACCGGCGCGGAGCTGGTGGTCGTGCCGGCGGTGGCGGTGGACCGACGCGGGTTGCGGCTGGGCCGGGGCGGCGGCTCGTACGACCGGGCGCTGGCCCGGCTGCCCTCCGGCGCCTGGACGGTCACCCCGCTGCACGACGGGGAACTCGTCGACCGGGTGCCTGCCGAACCGCACGACCGTCCGGTCCGCGCGGTGGTCACCCCGGCCGGCGGGCTGGACGAGTTGACCGGTGCTTGA
- a CDS encoding UTP--glucose-1-phosphate uridylyltransferase, with protein sequence MSEHPANPSAASTSTGRSRAVKAVIPAAGLATRFLPATKAVPKELLPVIDRPVLQYIVEEAAQAGIDDVLLVTGRGKTAMVDHFDRRPDLESRLEAKGDAERLAAVKRPGELARIYTVRQDEQLGLGHAVGFAEAHVGDEPFAVLLGDEFVKPSEPLLPAMLELQARTGGVVLAFFEVDPAETKRYGIASVEPAEAELTDVGEVVKVTGMVEKPTPEEAPSNLAVLGRYVLPGRIFEAIRRTEPGSGGEIQLTDAMELLRTEGTPVHAIVYRGTRYDTGMPLGYLQTVVQLACEREDLGAEFRTWLAEFVNSDASGGPNT encoded by the coding sequence ATGTCGGAGCATCCAGCGAATCCCTCAGCGGCGTCCACCTCGACCGGCCGGTCCCGCGCGGTGAAGGCCGTGATCCCGGCCGCCGGTCTGGCCACCCGGTTCCTGCCCGCGACCAAGGCGGTGCCCAAGGAACTGCTGCCGGTGATCGACCGGCCGGTGCTCCAGTACATCGTCGAGGAGGCCGCCCAGGCCGGTATCGACGACGTCCTGCTGGTGACCGGGCGCGGCAAGACCGCCATGGTCGACCACTTCGACCGGCGGCCCGACCTGGAGAGCCGGCTGGAGGCCAAGGGGGACGCCGAACGTCTGGCCGCCGTCAAGCGCCCCGGTGAGCTGGCCAGGATCTACACGGTCCGGCAGGACGAGCAGCTCGGCCTCGGGCACGCCGTCGGGTTCGCCGAGGCGCACGTCGGGGACGAGCCGTTCGCGGTGCTGCTCGGCGACGAGTTCGTCAAGCCGTCCGAGCCGCTGCTGCCGGCCATGCTGGAACTCCAGGCCCGTACCGGCGGCGTCGTGCTGGCCTTCTTCGAGGTCGACCCGGCAGAGACCAAGCGGTACGGTATCGCCTCCGTCGAGCCGGCCGAGGCGGAGCTGACCGACGTCGGCGAGGTCGTCAAGGTCACCGGCATGGTGGAGAAGCCCACCCCGGAGGAGGCCCCGAGCAACCTCGCCGTGCTCGGCCGGTACGTGCTGCCGGGCCGGATCTTCGAGGCGATCCGGCGGACCGAGCCGGGCAGCGGCGGCGAGATCCAGTTGACCGACGCGATGGAGTTACTGCGTACCGAGGGCACACCGGTGCACGCCATCGTCTACCGGGGCACCCGCTACGACACCGGCATGCCGCTGGGCTACCTCCAGACCGTCGTGCAGCTGGCCTGCGAGCGGGAGGACCTGGGCGCCGAGTTCCGTACCTGGCTGGCGGAGTTCGTGAACTCCGACGCGTCGGGCGGTCCTAATACATGA
- a CDS encoding flagellar biosynthesis protein FlgA, with the protein MRWPGRPGGGTMLRLGLVTVLLGSAAVLLYAPPGCAPPIGKPTGAPGGSAGSPGMSTRTPDQPAGRSPGAPGRSVDPPGPASGVPGRPVPSGSVPHPAGRPGDDPTTGRQDTGTPDTGRREPALDPGTPDGTGPGDPTTGSPALPLPDGTVGVPVRLAEPVALAFVRPGSRVDLLAVPAGTASTAVLVAPRALVLAVIGAGELDGSAALYLALSPPHAQRAVALPEGSRFTVLVRG; encoded by the coding sequence GTGCGCTGGCCCGGCCGTCCCGGCGGCGGGACCATGCTCCGGTTGGGGCTGGTCACGGTGCTGCTCGGCTCGGCGGCCGTCCTGCTGTACGCCCCGCCCGGCTGCGCCCCGCCCATCGGGAAGCCGACCGGTGCTCCGGGTGGGTCCGCCGGCTCCCCCGGCATGTCCACCCGCACTCCGGATCAACCCGCCGGCCGGTCCCCCGGCGCGCCGGGCCGGTCCGTCGACCCGCCGGGCCCGGCGTCCGGCGTTCCGGGCCGGCCGGTCCCGTCCGGGTCGGTGCCACACCCGGCCGGGCGGCCGGGCGACGACCCGACCACCGGACGGCAGGACACCGGCACACCGGACACCGGCCGGCGGGAACCGGCCCTGGACCCGGGGACACCGGACGGCACCGGCCCTGGCGATCCGACCACGGGCAGCCCGGCCCTACCGCTCCCCGACGGCACGGTCGGCGTGCCGGTACGCCTGGCCGAGCCGGTCGCCCTGGCCTTCGTCCGGCCCGGCAGCCGGGTCGATCTGCTGGCGGTGCCCGCCGGAACGGCCTCCACGGCGGTACTGGTCGCGCCCCGGGCGCTGGTACTGGCCGTGATCGGTGCAGGTGAGCTGGACGGCTCGGCCGCGCTCTACCTCGCGCTGTCGCCGCCCCACGCGCAACGGGCGGTGGCGTTACCCGAGGGAAGCCGCTTCACCGTTCTCGTACGCGGCTGA
- a CDS encoding SigE family RNA polymerase sigma factor: MTGRDSLEEEFREFVAARSGALLRTAYLLAGDWATAEDLLQTALTKTYLAWKRHGGIDAVEPYARRVLVNTSTSWWRRRWHGERPTEVLPERAAEDEIEQQLDRDALWRHLRALPARQRAVLVLRYYEDLSEAQTAALLDISPGTVKSQTSRALNTLRRRLGAEAALELPGDSSRAGGTAANPAPAGGRPGPGTPAGAAPRAGGPVAGRAVPRTPVPPPAARPAATAPAAGAPADVAAEPGGSLPTGATAPRPAALAGRRAAPLPATAVPGKRR, translated from the coding sequence GTGACCGGCAGGGACAGCCTGGAGGAGGAGTTCCGCGAGTTCGTCGCGGCCCGCTCCGGTGCCCTGCTGCGGACCGCCTACCTGCTCGCCGGGGACTGGGCCACCGCCGAGGACCTGCTCCAGACCGCGCTGACCAAGACGTACCTCGCCTGGAAGCGGCACGGCGGGATCGACGCCGTCGAACCGTACGCGCGCCGGGTGCTGGTCAACACCTCGACCAGCTGGTGGCGACGCCGGTGGCACGGTGAACGCCCCACCGAGGTGCTGCCGGAACGCGCCGCCGAAGACGAGATCGAGCAGCAACTCGACCGGGACGCGCTCTGGCGCCACCTGCGCGCCCTGCCGGCCCGGCAACGCGCCGTGCTGGTACTCCGCTACTACGAGGACCTCTCCGAGGCCCAGACGGCGGCGCTGCTCGACATCTCACCCGGCACCGTGAAGAGCCAGACCTCCCGGGCCCTCAACACGCTGCGCCGCCGGCTCGGCGCGGAGGCGGCGCTGGAGTTGCCCGGCGACAGCTCCCGGGCGGGCGGCACGGCGGCGAACCCGGCTCCGGCAGGAGGCCGGCCGGGTCCGGGCACGCCGGCCGGGGCGGCACCCCGTGCCGGTGGACCGGTGGCCGGGCGGGCGGTGCCCCGTACCCCGGTGCCACCGCCGGCCGCCCGACCCGCCGCCACGGCACCGGCCGCCGGTGCGCCGGCGGACGTCGCGGCCGAGCCCGGCGGGTCGCTGCCTACCGGGGCCACCGCACCGCGCCCGGCGGCCCTCGCCGGCCGACGGGCCGCCCCACTGCCGGCGACGGCCGTACCCGGGAAACGCCGGTGA
- a CDS encoding DUF2231 domain-containing protein, with amino-acid sequence MFEKIDGLPGHVLIVHAVVVFVPLLALLAVAYGVLPRWRGRLGWAVATLAVVTPVLAWVATESGEAFEEVLREKGYPPEILSQVETHAEYGELLQWATLALAVAALLLLLATSGHPRTRALPSWLPVPLTVLVVVFAVFALVYVYLTGESGARAVWTGVV; translated from the coding sequence GTGTTCGAGAAGATCGATGGTTTGCCGGGGCACGTCCTGATCGTGCACGCCGTCGTGGTGTTCGTGCCGCTGCTGGCGCTGCTGGCGGTCGCGTACGGGGTGCTGCCCCGGTGGCGTGGCCGCCTCGGCTGGGCGGTGGCGACGCTGGCCGTGGTGACGCCGGTGCTGGCCTGGGTGGCGACCGAGTCCGGTGAGGCGTTCGAGGAGGTGCTCCGGGAGAAGGGCTATCCGCCGGAGATCCTCTCCCAGGTGGAGACCCACGCCGAGTACGGCGAACTGCTCCAGTGGGCCACCCTGGCGCTCGCCGTGGCGGCGCTCCTGCTGCTGCTGGCGACCAGCGGACATCCCCGGACCCGGGCACTGCCGTCGTGGCTGCCGGTGCCGCTGACCGTGCTGGTGGTGGTGTTCGCGGTGTTCGCCCTGGTGTACGTGTACCTGACCGGCGAGTCGGGGGCGCGGGCGGTCTGGACGGGCGTGGTCTGA
- a CDS encoding translation initiation factor 2, whose amino-acid sequence MTTPHGSDDDYWRRPPPGESPPPVAPRPPAAPASGYTGPPPSTAPPPDWRPPVHVQPAPPRRLPAQDADALDAAEQRAQRVTYGIGILAGAVLLVVVCLICTRTLF is encoded by the coding sequence GTGACGACGCCCCACGGTTCCGACGACGACTACTGGCGCCGGCCGCCACCCGGCGAGTCCCCGCCGCCGGTCGCCCCACGCCCGCCGGCAGCCCCGGCCAGCGGCTACACCGGCCCGCCGCCGAGCACCGCCCCACCGCCCGACTGGCGGCCTCCGGTCCACGTGCAACCCGCGCCGCCCCGCCGGCTCCCCGCGCAGGACGCGGACGCGCTCGACGCCGCCGAGCAGCGTGCCCAGCGGGTCACCTACGGCATCGGGATCCTCGCCGGTGCGGTGCTGCTCGTCGTCGTCTGCCTGATCTGCACGCGCACGCTCTTCTGA
- a CDS encoding FmdB family zinc ribbon protein, with amino-acid sequence MPDPEENVPTYQYACTACGHQLEAVQSFADEPLTECPACAGRLRKLFNSVGIVFKGSGFYRTDSRASGSDSLTGGKSNKSDSSSGGSSGGDSGSSSSSSSSSSSASSSSSSAGSGSGSGSSSGGSSTTKAPAASSS; translated from the coding sequence GTGCCAGATCCGGAGGAGAACGTGCCCACGTACCAGTACGCCTGCACCGCGTGCGGCCACCAGCTCGAGGCGGTGCAGTCCTTCGCTGACGAGCCGCTGACCGAGTGCCCGGCGTGTGCGGGACGGCTGCGCAAGCTGTTCAACTCGGTCGGCATCGTGTTCAAGGGCTCCGGCTTCTACCGCACCGACTCACGCGCGTCCGGCTCGGACTCGCTGACCGGCGGAAAGTCGAACAAGTCCGACTCGTCGTCGGGTGGGTCGTCCGGCGGGGACTCCGGTTCCTCCTCGTCGTCGTCCTCTTCCTCGTCGTCCGCGTCGTCGTCCTCGTCGTCGGCCGGGTCCGGCAGTGGCTCCGGCAGCTCGTCGGGCGGTTCCTCGACGACCAAGGCCCCGGCCGCCAGCTCCTCCTGA